A genomic segment from Psychromonas sp. psych-6C06 encodes:
- the hemA gene encoding glutamyl-tRNA reductase — protein sequence MSLFALGINHQSASVDLREKVAFGPESLLDAYQQLLAQDNVLEAVIVSTCNRTEIYCHVEQQSCQSVVDWFCEFHQIAHSELTKSLYCYHDQQAIQHLFRVSCGLDSLVLGEPQILGQIKQAFATAGQANSVNKLLHRWFQHAFTVAKRVRTETQIGANAISVAFAAVCLAKQIFSDLSQSRVLLIGAGETIELVGKYLVEHDVPNITIANRTLSRAMGLVEQFDAQAITLEEIPVHLFEADIIISSTASPLPIIGKGMVESALKARRHQPMLFIDIAVPRDIEAQVEELRDAYLYSVDDLHGIIEENKQARQEAAIEAEKIIENCVKDFCHWLESLKAVESIRTYRSNSEQVRDQLLHRAMSAIANGTEADKVLKELAFKLTNKLIHHPSQALTQVSRSGDDNELQILRSALGLNEEEKRNL from the coding sequence ATGTCTCTCTTTGCTTTAGGAATTAATCATCAATCAGCTTCAGTTGACCTGCGTGAGAAAGTCGCTTTTGGTCCTGAGTCTTTACTTGATGCTTACCAACAATTGTTAGCACAAGACAATGTATTAGAAGCGGTGATCGTATCAACTTGCAATCGCACTGAAATCTATTGCCATGTTGAACAACAGAGTTGTCAGAGTGTGGTGGATTGGTTCTGTGAATTTCATCAAATAGCGCACAGTGAGTTAACCAAAAGCCTTTATTGTTACCATGATCAGCAAGCAATTCAACACCTGTTTAGAGTGTCTTGTGGTTTAGACTCATTAGTATTGGGTGAACCACAAATATTAGGCCAAATAAAACAAGCCTTTGCGACAGCAGGGCAGGCAAATAGTGTTAATAAACTCTTACACCGTTGGTTTCAACACGCATTCACGGTGGCTAAACGAGTTCGTACTGAAACTCAAATTGGTGCTAATGCTATCTCGGTTGCTTTTGCCGCTGTATGTTTAGCGAAACAAATTTTTAGCGATTTAAGTCAAAGCCGTGTATTGCTTATTGGGGCAGGTGAAACGATTGAACTTGTGGGTAAATATTTAGTTGAGCACGATGTGCCTAATATTACCATTGCTAACCGTACTTTATCCCGTGCGATGGGGTTGGTTGAGCAGTTTGATGCCCAGGCTATTACACTAGAAGAGATACCAGTTCATCTATTTGAAGCAGATATTATTATCTCTTCAACAGCGAGCCCGTTGCCTATTATTGGTAAGGGAATGGTTGAAAGTGCGTTAAAAGCTCGTCGTCACCAACCGATGCTATTTATCGACATTGCTGTACCACGTGATATTGAAGCACAGGTCGAAGAGTTGCGTGATGCTTATTTGTATAGTGTTGACGACTTACATGGCATCATAGAAGAGAACAAACAAGCACGCCAAGAAGCAGCCATTGAAGCTGAAAAAATTATTGAAAATTGCGTTAAAGACTTTTGCCACTGGTTGGAGTCATTAAAGGCGGTCGAAAGCATCCGTACTTATCGCAGTAATAGTGAGCAAGTGCGTGATCAGTTATTACATCGTGCAATGAGCGCAATCGCTAATGGAACAGAAGCAGACAAGGTGCTCAAAGAGCTTGCCTTTAAACTAACGAATAAACTAATTCATCACCCGAGTCAGGCATTAACACAAGTTAGCCGTAGCGGTGATGATAACGAATTACAAATATTGCGTTCAGCACTCGGTCTGAACGAGGAAGAGAAGAGAAATCTATGA
- the prfA gene encoding peptide chain release factor 1: MKASIIAKLEGLVERYEEVQAMLGDPDTMGDQNKYRELTKEYSQLEVVVLCFQAYQGSLEDLEAAQMMLEDDDPEMKEMAVEEVKEAKANVAKLSDDLQILLLPKDPNDDRNCYIEIRAGAGGDEAAIFAGNLFRMYSKYIDTKKWRLELMNSNVSEQGGYKEVVAKIEGEGAYGIMKFESGGHRVQRVPETESQGRIHTSACTVVVMPEIPEAEAISINPADLKVDTFRASGAGGQHVNKTDSAIRITHIPTGTVVECQDQRSQHKNRAQAMSVLQARLQQAEDEKNQSEEQDIRRSLVASGDRSERIRTYNYPQGRVSDHRINLTLYRLNEILEGELDALLDPILLEDQADKLAALAQGDF; this comes from the coding sequence ATGAAAGCATCAATTATTGCAAAACTGGAAGGGTTAGTTGAACGTTATGAGGAAGTTCAAGCAATGCTTGGCGACCCTGATACGATGGGCGATCAGAATAAATATCGTGAATTAACAAAAGAGTATTCTCAGCTCGAAGTTGTAGTGCTTTGCTTCCAAGCATATCAAGGTAGTCTTGAAGATTTAGAGGCTGCCCAAATGATGCTTGAGGATGATGATCCTGAAATGAAAGAGATGGCCGTTGAAGAGGTTAAGGAAGCTAAAGCAAATGTAGCTAAACTATCTGACGACTTACAAATCTTGTTACTACCTAAAGATCCTAACGATGATCGTAACTGCTATATCGAAATTCGTGCCGGTGCGGGGGGGGATGAAGCTGCTATTTTTGCGGGTAATCTATTCCGCATGTACAGTAAATACATCGATACTAAAAAATGGCGCCTTGAATTAATGAACAGCAATGTTAGTGAGCAAGGTGGTTACAAAGAGGTTGTCGCTAAAATTGAAGGTGAAGGTGCCTACGGTATTATGAAGTTTGAGTCTGGTGGTCACCGTGTACAACGTGTTCCAGAAACTGAATCACAGGGGCGTATTCATACCTCTGCTTGTACCGTTGTTGTTATGCCTGAAATTCCAGAAGCAGAAGCTATCTCAATTAATCCAGCTGATCTAAAAGTCGATACTTTCCGTGCATCGGGCGCGGGTGGTCAGCACGTTAATAAAACCGATTCTGCAATTCGTATTACTCATATTCCAACGGGGACAGTTGTTGAATGTCAAGACCAGCGTTCACAACATAAAAACCGAGCACAGGCGATGTCTGTTCTACAGGCGCGTTTACAACAAGCTGAAGATGAAAAAAATCAAAGTGAAGAGCAGGATATTCGCCGTAGCTTAGTTGCAAGTGGTGACCGAAGTGAACGTATTCGCACTTATAACTACCCGCAAGGTCGAGTGAGTGATCACCGTATTAACTTGACGTTATACCGTCTAAATGAAATTTTAGAGGGAGAGTTAGATGCGCTTCTCGATCCAATTTTACTTGAAGATCAAGCTGATAAATTAGCGGCTCTTGCACAGGGTGATTTTTAA
- a CDS encoding outer membrane protein assembly factor BamE has product MPIQKIASALFLTFSLSGCSFLYDTFVYQIDVTQGNYIEEEKISQLEIGMSQEQVIFILGSPMLIDQFDSSKWYYIRYIKPGGEDIQQEQILLVFSKNVLMRIQRDDDIRENPLVKPNRKTAPNAAAESNSDDGTPVTDNAAPIIN; this is encoded by the coding sequence ATGCCAATACAAAAAATAGCCAGTGCCCTCTTTTTAACCTTTTCATTATCAGGTTGCTCATTTCTTTACGATACCTTTGTTTACCAAATTGATGTCACCCAGGGTAACTACATTGAAGAAGAAAAAATTTCACAACTAGAAATAGGCATGTCACAGGAGCAAGTCATTTTTATTCTCGGTTCTCCGATGCTAATCGACCAGTTTGACTCGTCAAAGTGGTATTATATTCGCTACATCAAACCAGGTGGTGAAGATATTCAACAAGAACAAATTTTACTGGTCTTCTCGAAGAATGTACTGATGCGTATCCAAAGAGATGATGATATTCGTGAGAACCCATTAGTAAAACCTAATCGTAAAACCGCTCCTAACGCTGCAGCAGAAAGTAACAGTGATGATGGC